From a single Oreochromis niloticus isolate F11D_XX linkage group LG3, O_niloticus_UMD_NMBU, whole genome shotgun sequence genomic region:
- the LOC100704388 gene encoding serine/threonine-protein kinase DCLK2 isoform X3, giving the protein MSLSKTLELEHFDERDKVRRGRSTRAKRDESTSSAGGGGSGPSSRGSSLVPSPAHSANCSYYRTRTLQALTSEKRAKKVRFYRNGDRYFKGLVYAVSSDRFRSYDALLMELTRSLADNLHLPQGVRAIYTIDGSKKITSMDELVEGECYVCASNEPYRKVDYTKISVPSWKPGASAGTGTARSSGASTASTGVSTIIPKDRPESREGRESKDFIKPKLVTVIRSGVKPRKAVRILLNKKTAHSFEQVLADITEAIKLDSGAVKKLYTLDGKQLTCLQDFFGDDDVFMACGPEKFRYAQDDFVLTHSGKTPAFVNECRTKVSRSSAPQKTTKTPSSSGFSSSRTPPKANEASGKSSRSSPSPTSPGTRRSLKMSPRRASSTDVNGEAEQPEDTAEGEVNGNRTVSSSTINEKYKVGKVIGDGNFAVVKECVERSTGQEYALKIIDKARCCGKEHLIENEVAVLRRVRHPSIIQLIEVDETPTQLFLVMELVKGGDLFDAITSSTKYSERDASAMVFNLAGAIKYLHRMNIVHRDIKPENLLVCEYPDGTKSLKLGDFGLATVVEGPLYTVCGTPTYVAPEIIAETGYGLKVDIWAAGVITYILLCGFPPFRSENNVQEELFDQILRGKLEFPSPDWDTISLPAKMLISQMLQVNVDARFTADEVLSHPWVTDEAPIESNTVSSAEEQNSGDTLETEEPEEPEESPILETKQVPSPLV; this is encoded by the exons atgtctctgagtaagACCCTCGAGTTGGAGCATTTTGACGAACGTGACAAGGTTCGGCGAGGACGCTCCACCCGGGCCAAGAGAGATGAGTCCACCAGCAGCGCTGGTGGTGGAGGGTCTGGCCCGAGCTCCAGGGGCAGCAGCCTGGTCCCTAGTCCTGCTCACAGCGCCAACTGCAGCTACTACCGGACCCGCACCCTGCAGGCGCTCACCTCGGAAAAACGAGCCAAAAAGGTCCGGTTTTATCGCAATGGAGACCGGTACTTTAAGGGCCTGGTGTACGCTGTTTCTAGTGACCGGTTCAGATCGTACGACGCTCTGCTAATGGAGCTAACACGCTCGTTGGCGGATAACCTGCACCTGCCTCAAGGAGTGCGGGCGATCTACACTATAGATGGCAGCAAGAAGATCACCAGTATGGATGAGCTGGTTGAAG GCGAGTGCTACGTTTGTGCCTCCAATGAGCCTTATCGGAAGGTCGACTACACCAAGATCTCCGTCCCAAGCTGGAAGCCCGGTGCCAGCGCTGGGACCGGAACGGCAAGATCAAGCGGAGCCTCCACGGCATCCACAGGAGTGTCGACGATCATCCCCAAAGATCGCCCCGAAAGTCGAGAGGGCAGAGAGAGCAAAGACTTCATCAAACCCAAGTTGGTGACGGTGATCCGCAGCGGCGTGAAGCCTCGAAAGGCAGTGAGGATTCTCCTGAACAAGAAGACGGCGCACTCCTTTGAACAGGTGCTGGCGGACATCACCGAGGCCATCAAGCTGGACTCTGGAGCAGTAAAGAAGCTCTACACGCTGGACGGGAAACAG ctgacCTGTTTGCAGGATTTTTTCGGGGATGATGATGTGTTTATGGCCTGCGGTCCAGAGAAGTTTCGCTACGCTCAGGACGACTTTGTGCTCACACACAGTGGCAAAACACCGGCCTTTGTGAATg AGTGCAGGACCAAGGTCTCTCGCTCATCTGCCCCTCAGAAAACAACCAAGACTCCCAGCAGCTCCGGCTTCTCCTCCTCTAGGACTCCACCCAAAG CTAATGAGGCCTCTGGAAAATCATCCAGGTCCAGCCCATCCCCCACCAGCCCTGGGACTCGACGCAGCCTCAAG ATGTCACCTCGTCGTGCTTCCTCCACTGATGTAAACGGAGAGGCCGAACAGCCAGAAGACACTGCAGAAGGtgaag TGAACGGCAATCGAACAGTTTCTTCCTCCACCATCAACGAGAAGTACAAGGTTGGAAAGGTGATCGGAGACGGAAACTTTGCTGTGGTGAAGGAGTGCGTGGAAAG GTCAACAGGACAGGAGTACGCTCTGAAGATCATAGACAAAGCTCGCTGCTGTGGGAAG GAGCACCTGATAGAAAATGAGGTGGCGGTCCTGAGGAGGGTTCGACATCCGAGCATCATCCAGTTAATCGAGGTGGACGAAACGCCCACTCAGCTGTTCCTGGTCATGGAGCTCGTCAAG GGCGGAGATCTGTTTGACGCCATCACTTCCTCTACAAAGTACAGCGAGCGAGACGCCAGCGCCATGGTGTTCAACCTGGCCGGAGCCATCAAGTACCTGCATCGAATGAACATCGTACACCGAGACATCAAACCAGAGAACCTGCTG GTTTGTGAATATCCAGATGGCACTAAGTCATTGAAGCTGGGGGATTTTGGTTTGGCGACAGTGGTGGAAGGACCGCTGTACACTGTGTGTGGCACGCCGACATACGTCGCCCCAGAGATCATCGCCGAGACCGG tTATGGTCTAAAGGTGGACATCTGGGCGGCAGGAGTGATCACCTACATCCTGCTGTGTGGATTTCCTCCTTTCAGAAG TGAGAATAATGTTCAGGAGGAGCTGTTTGATCAGATCCTCAGAGGGAAGCTGGAGTTTCCGTCTCCAGACTGGGACACCATCAGCCTTCCGGCAAAG ATGTTGATAAGTCAAATGCTGCAAGTGAATGTGGATGCCCGTTTCACTGCCGATGAGGTCCTGTCGCACCCCTGGGTGACG GATGAAGCTCCTATAGAATCCAACACTGTGAGCAGCGCTGAAGAGCAGAACAGTGGAGACACTTTGGAAACAGAGGAACCAGAGGAACCAGAGGAATCCCCAATACTAGAAACCAAGCAAGTTCCCTCACCTCTGGTCTAA
- the LOC100704388 gene encoding serine/threonine-protein kinase DCLK2 isoform X1 has product MSLSKTLELEHFDERDKVRRGRSTRAKRDESTSSAGGGGSGPSSRGSSLVPSPAHSANCSYYRTRTLQALTSEKRAKKVRFYRNGDRYFKGLVYAVSSDRFRSYDALLMELTRSLADNLHLPQGVRAIYTIDGSKKITSMDELVEGECYVCASNEPYRKVDYTKISVPSWKPGASAGTGTARSSGASTASTGVSTIIPKDRPESREGRESKDFIKPKLVTVIRSGVKPRKAVRILLNKKTAHSFEQVLADITEAIKLDSGAVKKLYTLDGKQLTCLQDFFGDDDVFMACGPEKFRYAQDDFVLTHSGKTPAFVNECRTKVSRSSAPQKTTKTPSSSGFSSSRTPPKGPSRTKSPGPANEASGKSSRSSPSPTSPGTRRSLKMSPRRASSTDVNGEAEQPEDTAEGEVNGNRTVSSSTINEKYKVGKVIGDGNFAVVKECVERSTGQEYALKIIDKARCCGKEHLIENEVAVLRRVRHPSIIQLIEVDETPTQLFLVMELVKGGDLFDAITSSTKYSERDASAMVFNLAGAIKYLHRMNIVHRDIKPENLLVCEYPDGTKSLKLGDFGLATVVEGPLYTVCGTPTYVAPEIIAETGYGLKVDIWAAGVITYILLCGFPPFRSENNVQEELFDQILRGKLEFPSPDWDTISLPAKMLISQMLQVNVDARFTADEVLSHPWVTDEAPIESNTVSSAEEQNSGDTLETEEPEEPEESPILETKQVPSPLV; this is encoded by the exons atgtctctgagtaagACCCTCGAGTTGGAGCATTTTGACGAACGTGACAAGGTTCGGCGAGGACGCTCCACCCGGGCCAAGAGAGATGAGTCCACCAGCAGCGCTGGTGGTGGAGGGTCTGGCCCGAGCTCCAGGGGCAGCAGCCTGGTCCCTAGTCCTGCTCACAGCGCCAACTGCAGCTACTACCGGACCCGCACCCTGCAGGCGCTCACCTCGGAAAAACGAGCCAAAAAGGTCCGGTTTTATCGCAATGGAGACCGGTACTTTAAGGGCCTGGTGTACGCTGTTTCTAGTGACCGGTTCAGATCGTACGACGCTCTGCTAATGGAGCTAACACGCTCGTTGGCGGATAACCTGCACCTGCCTCAAGGAGTGCGGGCGATCTACACTATAGATGGCAGCAAGAAGATCACCAGTATGGATGAGCTGGTTGAAG GCGAGTGCTACGTTTGTGCCTCCAATGAGCCTTATCGGAAGGTCGACTACACCAAGATCTCCGTCCCAAGCTGGAAGCCCGGTGCCAGCGCTGGGACCGGAACGGCAAGATCAAGCGGAGCCTCCACGGCATCCACAGGAGTGTCGACGATCATCCCCAAAGATCGCCCCGAAAGTCGAGAGGGCAGAGAGAGCAAAGACTTCATCAAACCCAAGTTGGTGACGGTGATCCGCAGCGGCGTGAAGCCTCGAAAGGCAGTGAGGATTCTCCTGAACAAGAAGACGGCGCACTCCTTTGAACAGGTGCTGGCGGACATCACCGAGGCCATCAAGCTGGACTCTGGAGCAGTAAAGAAGCTCTACACGCTGGACGGGAAACAG ctgacCTGTTTGCAGGATTTTTTCGGGGATGATGATGTGTTTATGGCCTGCGGTCCAGAGAAGTTTCGCTACGCTCAGGACGACTTTGTGCTCACACACAGTGGCAAAACACCGGCCTTTGTGAATg AGTGCAGGACCAAGGTCTCTCGCTCATCTGCCCCTCAGAAAACAACCAAGACTCCCAGCAGCTCCGGCTTCTCCTCCTCTAGGACTCCACCCAAAGGTCCGTCCAGGACAAAGTCACCTGGTCCGG CTAATGAGGCCTCTGGAAAATCATCCAGGTCCAGCCCATCCCCCACCAGCCCTGGGACTCGACGCAGCCTCAAG ATGTCACCTCGTCGTGCTTCCTCCACTGATGTAAACGGAGAGGCCGAACAGCCAGAAGACACTGCAGAAGGtgaag TGAACGGCAATCGAACAGTTTCTTCCTCCACCATCAACGAGAAGTACAAGGTTGGAAAGGTGATCGGAGACGGAAACTTTGCTGTGGTGAAGGAGTGCGTGGAAAG GTCAACAGGACAGGAGTACGCTCTGAAGATCATAGACAAAGCTCGCTGCTGTGGGAAG GAGCACCTGATAGAAAATGAGGTGGCGGTCCTGAGGAGGGTTCGACATCCGAGCATCATCCAGTTAATCGAGGTGGACGAAACGCCCACTCAGCTGTTCCTGGTCATGGAGCTCGTCAAG GGCGGAGATCTGTTTGACGCCATCACTTCCTCTACAAAGTACAGCGAGCGAGACGCCAGCGCCATGGTGTTCAACCTGGCCGGAGCCATCAAGTACCTGCATCGAATGAACATCGTACACCGAGACATCAAACCAGAGAACCTGCTG GTTTGTGAATATCCAGATGGCACTAAGTCATTGAAGCTGGGGGATTTTGGTTTGGCGACAGTGGTGGAAGGACCGCTGTACACTGTGTGTGGCACGCCGACATACGTCGCCCCAGAGATCATCGCCGAGACCGG tTATGGTCTAAAGGTGGACATCTGGGCGGCAGGAGTGATCACCTACATCCTGCTGTGTGGATTTCCTCCTTTCAGAAG TGAGAATAATGTTCAGGAGGAGCTGTTTGATCAGATCCTCAGAGGGAAGCTGGAGTTTCCGTCTCCAGACTGGGACACCATCAGCCTTCCGGCAAAG ATGTTGATAAGTCAAATGCTGCAAGTGAATGTGGATGCCCGTTTCACTGCCGATGAGGTCCTGTCGCACCCCTGGGTGACG GATGAAGCTCCTATAGAATCCAACACTGTGAGCAGCGCTGAAGAGCAGAACAGTGGAGACACTTTGGAAACAGAGGAACCAGAGGAACCAGAGGAATCCCCAATACTAGAAACCAAGCAAGTTCCCTCACCTCTGGTCTAA
- the LOC100704388 gene encoding serine/threonine-protein kinase DCLK2 isoform X2 has protein sequence MSLSKTLELEHFDERDKVRRGRSTRAKRDESTSSAGGGGSGPSSRGSSLVPSPAHSANCSYYRTRTLQALTSEKRAKKVRFYRNGDRYFKGLVYAVSSDRFRSYDALLMELTRSLADNLHLPQGVRAIYTIDGSKKITSMDELVEGECYVCASNEPYRKVDYTKISVPSWKPGASAGTGTARSSGASTASTGVSTIIPKDRPESREGRESKDFIKPKLVTVIRSGVKPRKAVRILLNKKTAHSFEQVLADITEAIKLDSGAVKKLYTLDGKQLTCLQDFFGDDDVFMACGPEKFRYAQDDFVLTHSGKTPAFVNECRTKVSRSSAPQKTTKTPSSSGFSSSRTPPKGPSRTKSPGPANEASGKSSRSSPSPTSPGTRRSLKMSPRRASSTDVNGEAEQPEDTAEVNGNRTVSSSTINEKYKVGKVIGDGNFAVVKECVERSTGQEYALKIIDKARCCGKEHLIENEVAVLRRVRHPSIIQLIEVDETPTQLFLVMELVKGGDLFDAITSSTKYSERDASAMVFNLAGAIKYLHRMNIVHRDIKPENLLVCEYPDGTKSLKLGDFGLATVVEGPLYTVCGTPTYVAPEIIAETGYGLKVDIWAAGVITYILLCGFPPFRSENNVQEELFDQILRGKLEFPSPDWDTISLPAKMLISQMLQVNVDARFTADEVLSHPWVTDEAPIESNTVSSAEEQNSGDTLETEEPEEPEESPILETKQVPSPLV, from the exons atgtctctgagtaagACCCTCGAGTTGGAGCATTTTGACGAACGTGACAAGGTTCGGCGAGGACGCTCCACCCGGGCCAAGAGAGATGAGTCCACCAGCAGCGCTGGTGGTGGAGGGTCTGGCCCGAGCTCCAGGGGCAGCAGCCTGGTCCCTAGTCCTGCTCACAGCGCCAACTGCAGCTACTACCGGACCCGCACCCTGCAGGCGCTCACCTCGGAAAAACGAGCCAAAAAGGTCCGGTTTTATCGCAATGGAGACCGGTACTTTAAGGGCCTGGTGTACGCTGTTTCTAGTGACCGGTTCAGATCGTACGACGCTCTGCTAATGGAGCTAACACGCTCGTTGGCGGATAACCTGCACCTGCCTCAAGGAGTGCGGGCGATCTACACTATAGATGGCAGCAAGAAGATCACCAGTATGGATGAGCTGGTTGAAG GCGAGTGCTACGTTTGTGCCTCCAATGAGCCTTATCGGAAGGTCGACTACACCAAGATCTCCGTCCCAAGCTGGAAGCCCGGTGCCAGCGCTGGGACCGGAACGGCAAGATCAAGCGGAGCCTCCACGGCATCCACAGGAGTGTCGACGATCATCCCCAAAGATCGCCCCGAAAGTCGAGAGGGCAGAGAGAGCAAAGACTTCATCAAACCCAAGTTGGTGACGGTGATCCGCAGCGGCGTGAAGCCTCGAAAGGCAGTGAGGATTCTCCTGAACAAGAAGACGGCGCACTCCTTTGAACAGGTGCTGGCGGACATCACCGAGGCCATCAAGCTGGACTCTGGAGCAGTAAAGAAGCTCTACACGCTGGACGGGAAACAG ctgacCTGTTTGCAGGATTTTTTCGGGGATGATGATGTGTTTATGGCCTGCGGTCCAGAGAAGTTTCGCTACGCTCAGGACGACTTTGTGCTCACACACAGTGGCAAAACACCGGCCTTTGTGAATg AGTGCAGGACCAAGGTCTCTCGCTCATCTGCCCCTCAGAAAACAACCAAGACTCCCAGCAGCTCCGGCTTCTCCTCCTCTAGGACTCCACCCAAAGGTCCGTCCAGGACAAAGTCACCTGGTCCGG CTAATGAGGCCTCTGGAAAATCATCCAGGTCCAGCCCATCCCCCACCAGCCCTGGGACTCGACGCAGCCTCAAG ATGTCACCTCGTCGTGCTTCCTCCACTGATGTAAACGGAGAGGCCGAACAGCCAGAAGACACTGCAGAAG TGAACGGCAATCGAACAGTTTCTTCCTCCACCATCAACGAGAAGTACAAGGTTGGAAAGGTGATCGGAGACGGAAACTTTGCTGTGGTGAAGGAGTGCGTGGAAAG GTCAACAGGACAGGAGTACGCTCTGAAGATCATAGACAAAGCTCGCTGCTGTGGGAAG GAGCACCTGATAGAAAATGAGGTGGCGGTCCTGAGGAGGGTTCGACATCCGAGCATCATCCAGTTAATCGAGGTGGACGAAACGCCCACTCAGCTGTTCCTGGTCATGGAGCTCGTCAAG GGCGGAGATCTGTTTGACGCCATCACTTCCTCTACAAAGTACAGCGAGCGAGACGCCAGCGCCATGGTGTTCAACCTGGCCGGAGCCATCAAGTACCTGCATCGAATGAACATCGTACACCGAGACATCAAACCAGAGAACCTGCTG GTTTGTGAATATCCAGATGGCACTAAGTCATTGAAGCTGGGGGATTTTGGTTTGGCGACAGTGGTGGAAGGACCGCTGTACACTGTGTGTGGCACGCCGACATACGTCGCCCCAGAGATCATCGCCGAGACCGG tTATGGTCTAAAGGTGGACATCTGGGCGGCAGGAGTGATCACCTACATCCTGCTGTGTGGATTTCCTCCTTTCAGAAG TGAGAATAATGTTCAGGAGGAGCTGTTTGATCAGATCCTCAGAGGGAAGCTGGAGTTTCCGTCTCCAGACTGGGACACCATCAGCCTTCCGGCAAAG ATGTTGATAAGTCAAATGCTGCAAGTGAATGTGGATGCCCGTTTCACTGCCGATGAGGTCCTGTCGCACCCCTGGGTGACG GATGAAGCTCCTATAGAATCCAACACTGTGAGCAGCGCTGAAGAGCAGAACAGTGGAGACACTTTGGAAACAGAGGAACCAGAGGAACCAGAGGAATCCCCAATACTAGAAACCAAGCAAGTTCCCTCACCTCTGGTCTAA